A region from the Lutra lutra chromosome 1, mLutLut1.2, whole genome shotgun sequence genome encodes:
- the LOC125095447 gene encoding LOW QUALITY PROTEIN: olfactory receptor 5K1-like (The sequence of the model RefSeq protein was modified relative to this genomic sequence to represent the inferred CDS: inserted 3 bases in 2 codons), whose protein sequence is MTEDNYSLTTEFILIGFTDHPQLRSLLFVVFLTIYVVTMVGNLGLVALIFMEHHLHTPMYIFLGNLALMDSCCSFAIIPRMLENSFSKDRMISLYDCMVQFYFLCLAETTDCFLLATMAYDHYVAICSPLQYHNMMSKKVCIQMTTGAYIAGNLHSIIHVGFLFRLTFCGSNXITFFVDVSPLYRLSCVNPSVNELMIFIFAGSVQVFNIGSVLISYFYILFTIFKMKSKEGRGKALSTCASHFLSVSVFYGSLIFVYIQPHSVKEKDEDISGAVFIPXSDPLLNPFIYSLRKKEIIMFSALIPS, encoded by the exons ATGACTGAGGATAACTACTCCTTGACTACTGAATTTATCCTCATAGGATTTACAGACCACCCACAGTTGAGGAGCCTCCTGTTTGTGGTGTTTCTCACTATCTACGTGGTCACTATGGTGGGGAATCTTGGCCTGGTGGCATTGATTTTTATGGAGCATCATCTTCACACACCAATGTACATCTTTCTGGGCAACCTggctttgatggattcctgttgtTCCTTTGCCATTATCCCCAGAATGTTAGAGAACTCCTTTTCTAAAGATAGAATGATTTCCCTTTATGACTGCAtggtacaattttattttctctgccttgCTGAAACTACAGACTGCTTTCTCCTGGCAACAATGGCCTATGATCACTATGTGGCCATATGCAGCCCACTGCAGTATCACAACATGATGTCAAAGAAAGTGTGCATTCAGATGACCACAGGGGCCTACATAGCTGGAAACCTGCATTCCATTATTCATGTAGGGTTTCTCTTTAGGTTAACTTTCTGTGGGTCAA CAATCActttttttgttgatgtttctcCATTATACAGACTTTCTTGTGTTAACCCTTCTGTCAATGAATTGATGATATTTATCTTTGCAGGTTCAGTTCAAGTCTTCAACATCGGTAGTGTCTTAATATCTTACTTCTATATACTCTttactattttcaaaatgaaatccaaagagGGAAGAGGCAAAGCCTTATCTACTTGTGcatcccattttctctctgtctcagtaTTCTATGGTTCTCTTATCTTTGTGTACATTCAACCACATTCAGTTAAAGAAAAGGATGAAGATATATCTGGTGCTGTTTTTATACC TAGTGATCCCTTATTAAACCCTTTTATTTATAgtctaagaaagaaggaaataataat GTTCTCAGCATTAATCCCTTCTTAA